From Amycolatopsis sp. WQ 127309:
ATTATCGCCGTCAGAGCCGCGGGAGGCGGCCCTGACTGGGGAGGTAGTCCTTGAAAACCATGCTGCGCACCGGTGTGCTCGCCGCATCCACGCTGGCGCTGGGTCTCGCTTTCGTGCCGGTGGCTTCGGCGGATCCGGTCCAGACGGTCGCCTACGTCTCGGAGCCTGGCGCACACCCGCTGACGGGCTCCGCGAGCTACTCGGCGCCGGGTGACGAGATCACCGTCTTCGAGTCCACCAGCGGCGTGCTGTGGATCGACGTCCAGTCCGGCCTGAAGGACCTGAACGTCGAGCTGAGCGCCCCGGCCGGGGAGACCCTGCACACCGGGACCTACACGGGCGCGCGGTTCCGCGGCCAGAGCGACCCGGCGCTTGCCGGCCCGGGGATCTTCGTCTACGCGGGCGGTCTCGTCTGCGGCGACGACTACGCCGAGTTCACGATCGACCGCCTGGACCATTCGGCCGACGGAAAGCTGACGGACTACGACGGAACGTTCGTCCAGCGTTGCGGCACCCCGGACGGCCCGGCCACCCACGGCGAGGTCCACTTCCACGTGTGAAGTCCATGAGGGGCACCCCCAGGGCGCTTAGGTCCCTGAAGGTGCCCCTCACGGCACGAGCCGCTCCAGCGGGGGCAGTGCCCCGGTCGTCAGCCAGGTGACCCAGTCGGCCGGGGCGAACACGCAGTTCCCGCACCACACGCGGCTCGCGCTCTCGGCGGCGAGCAGCCTGACGGCCTGCCACAGCTCGTCATCGGCGTCGTGCCGATCGAGGGTCACGCGGCCCCCGGCTGTCCGGCAGAAGACGCCGGTGCGGGACGTCGCCAGCCGGTCCCGGCGCTGGAGGAACCAGCCGTCGGGATCGGCGGGTGTGCCCGCGTCGCCGCCGAGAATCCGCCAGGCCACCGTGGGGCCGAGCGCCTCCTGCCACCGCGCGGGATCCAGCGGGGCGGTGAGCCGCAAGGTGCAAGCGTTTGCGCTCGGTTCCGGCAGCACCGGCCGACGGTCCGTCCGCAGCAGCGTCAACTCGAACGCGGAAGCCGTCACGCGGATCCGGAGGGGCGCGAAGAACTCGGCCGTCGTCAGCCCGTCGGCTTCCCAGCACGACGGTTCCTCCATCGTGTGGTCCGCGGCCGGCGGCCCGGCCATCGCCAGCTCGCCGCGGTCGGTACTCAGCTCGTAGACCTCGAAGACGGAAACCTCGCCGGGCACGAACCGGCCGCCGGTGTGCGCTTCCAACCGCAGCGAGACGCGGCTCCCGTCCGTCGTGACCGCCGTCAGACGACCGTCGGCGAACCGTGCCAGGTCGAGATTCACGGGGCCGTCGCGTGCACCACGAACACACTTCGCGTCCCGACCGCGAACGTCGTCGCCGAGACGTCCACGAACCCCGCGGCCAGCGCCGCCGCCTCGGTTTCGTCCGTCGGGAACGTGAGGTCCCGCGGGACGAACGCCTCGAACTGCCCCGACGGCCGGAACCGCAGCCCCGACACCACCGAGAACGCCAGCCGGCCGCCCGGGCGCAGCACGCGGCGCCAGTCGGCGAAGGCCACCGCGCCCAGGAAGTGCAGCGACGACGCGCACAGCACGACGTCGGCCGTGTGGTCCTCGACCGGCATCGGGACCGCCGGTCCGGCCTGCCACGTGATCACCCCCGACGGGTCCTGTGAAGGCGCCTTCGCCTCGGCCCGCGCGAGCATCGCCGGCGACAGGTCCACGGCGAGCACCCGCGAGGGCTTCAGCCGCAACGCCGCGTACGCCGCGAAGCCCGTCCCGCACGCGACGTCGAGGACCAGCTCAGGCCCCTCCGGCAGGGGTAGGACCAGCGCTTCCGCCACCGAAGCGTGGAAGGTGTCTTCGTCGTAGTTCTCGGCTGTGCTGTCGAAGAAATCGGCTCTGGTGTCGTGGTCCACAGCACCCAACCTAGCCGGGCGGACCAGCGGTTTTCAGTCGCCGGCGGCCCGCGAACCCCAGGTCCGTGCGGTGGTACCAGCCCATCTCCGGATCGCCTTCCAGCCAGCACAGCAGGACGTCGACGCCGTCCAGCTCGGCCGGGAAGTCGACCAGCAGCGGCGCGAAGCCCTTCAGCTCGGCGCCGGTGTGCTGCACCGTCGTCATCAGGTCGTCGAGCCGGGCCTGCGCGGCCTTCCACTCGGGCAGCCCGCCCAGCACCGTCGCGCGGCCGCCCGGCCGCAGTGACGCGGCGAGCTCGGCCGCGTCGGCGCGGACGCGCACCAGCTCGTCGAGGACCGGCCGCAGCCGCGCCAGTTCGTCACACGCTTCCGCGACGGTGAACAGTCCCATCCGCCGATTTTGCCACCGGCGCGCGTCAGGCTTCGCGGCGCCGCCGGACCAGCGCGTTGGCCAGCCCGCTGCCGACGAGCAGGAAGCCGACCCCCAGCAGCCCGCCGATGAACAGGAAGTCCATGACGCCGTAGGCGATGTCGCTCTTCGGCATCAGGTTCACCAGCTTGAAGCCCCATTCGGGCACGGCCATCGCGGCGACGCCGGGCAGCACGCCGTAGATCAGCCCGCCCAGGATCGGGCCGGCGGCGGACAGCGCGCCGAGCGCGGCGACGAGCAGCAGCAGGATCGCGCCACCGGCCAGCAGCGCGATGCCGAGCGGGTCGCGGTTGGTGCTCAGGGTGGCCTGGATCAGCTGCTGCTGCCGCAGCCCGCCCCAGCTCAGCAGACCCAGCGCGACCGGGGTGAGCAGGAGCCCGCCCAGTGCGCTCACCAGGTGGGCGACGCCGCGGCGCGGCCGTTCTTCGAGCACGTCCGGGGTGTCGTCGTAGTCGTCGTATTCGTCTTCGTATTCGGCGTACCGATGGGTCGACATGGCCGTCACCTCCCGCATGATGAGTTCACGGATGGCATCGTGCCCTGGTTCACCCCATCGGCGCGACGATCGCTCGGCGAGCGGTCGGATCGGGTGACCGGCAGGTCGTGC
This genomic window contains:
- a CDS encoding DUF2203 domain-containing protein, whose protein sequence is MGLFTVAEACDELARLRPVLDELVRVRADAAELAASLRPGGRATVLGGLPEWKAAQARLDDLMTTVQHTGAELKGFAPLLVDFPAELDGVDVLLCWLEGDPEMGWYHRTDLGFAGRRRLKTAGPPG
- a CDS encoding class I SAM-dependent methyltransferase; its protein translation is MDHDTRADFFDSTAENYDEDTFHASVAEALVLPLPEGPELVLDVACGTGFAAYAALRLKPSRVLAVDLSPAMLARAEAKAPSQDPSGVITWQAGPAVPMPVEDHTADVVLCASSLHFLGAVAFADWRRVLRPGGRLAFSVVSGLRFRPSGQFEAFVPRDLTFPTDETEAAALAAGFVDVSATTFAVGTRSVFVVHATAP